A single Nicotiana tabacum cultivar K326 chromosome 5, ASM71507v2, whole genome shotgun sequence DNA region contains:
- the LOC107804912 gene encoding jasmonate-induced oxygenase 3-like — protein MMSCLQKWPEPIVRVQSLSESGIRNIPDRFVKPPSDRPYITELTESISVNVPLINLENLNSSNDFVRQETLDLISHACREWGFFQLVNHGVNHELMENTRAAWREFFHLPLEEKQKFANSPVTYEGYGSRIGMEVGAKLDWCDYFFLHYLPEALRDENKWPSLPVSCRKLAAEYGQELVKLCRRLTKILSINLGLNEDYLHQSFGGDCETSACLRANFYPKCPQPDLTLGLSPHSDPGGITLLLPDADIAGLQIRRGNNWLTVKPIPNAFIVNIGDQIQVLSNAIYKSVEHRVIVNSDKERVSLAFFYNPGGEKLIKPADELVTKDYPALYSSMTFNEYRAFIRTKGPRGKSQIESLKSPR, from the exons ATGATGAGTTGCTTACAAAAATGGCCTGAGCCAATTGTCCGAGTTCAATCACTGTCCGAAAGTGGCATCCGAAATATCCCCGATCGTTTCGTGAAGCCACCTTCGGACAGGCCATATATCACGGAGTTAACGGAGTCAATCTCCGTTAACGTTCCGTTGATAAACCTCGAAAACCTTAATTCTTCGAACGACTTTGTCCGTCAGGAAACACTTGACCTCATTTCACACGCTTGTcgtgagtggggtttctttcagcTGGTTAACCACGGGGTTAACCACGAACTGATGGAAAATACTCGCGCTGCTTGGCGCGAGTTTTTCCACCTTCCGTTAGAAGAGAAGCAAAAATTTGCGAATTCTCCTGTAACATATGAAGGGTACGGTAGCCGTATTGGGATGGAGGTAGGTGCCAAATTGGATTGGTGTGATTATTTCTTCCTTCATTATCTTCCTGAAGCGTTGAGGGACGAGAATAAATGGCCTTCTCTTCCAGTTTCATGCAG GAAATTGGCCGCGGAATATGGGCAAGAGTTGGTGAAACTATGTCGAAGATTAACTAAGATTTTATCGATAAACCTTGGATTAAATGAGGATTATCTACACCAAAGCTTTGGAGGAGATTGTGAAACTAGTGCATGCTTAAGAGCGAATTTTTACCCAAAATGTCCACAGCCAGACCTTACACTTGGCCTCTCTCCCCACTCTGACCCTGGTGGCATCACCCTTCTCCTCCCTGACGCCGATATCGCCGGCCTCCAAATCCGTCGCGGCAATAACTGGCTAACTGTTAAACCAATTCCAAATGCCTTCATTGTCAATATTGGAGATCAaattcag GTGTTAAGTAATGCAATATACAAAAGCGTGGAGCACAGGGTGATTGTTAATTCAGACAAAGAGAGAGTGTCCTTAGCATTCTTCTATAATCCAGGGGGTGAGAAACTCATTAAACCTGCAGATGAGCTTGTGACAAAGGATTATCCTGCCTTATATTCTTCAATGACATTCAATGAGTATAGAGCTTTCATCAGAACTAAGGGTCCTCGTGGCAAATCTCAAATTGAATCACTTAAGTCCCCtagataa